The Triticum aestivum cultivar Chinese Spring chromosome 3A, IWGSC CS RefSeq v2.1, whole genome shotgun sequence genome includes a region encoding these proteins:
- the LOC123063096 gene encoding stearoyl-[acyl-carrier-protein] 9-desaturase 2, chloroplastic — translation MSGRVAAQQHAPVAPVDRGPALAPTLTPPRRGARKPEAGIARGEASPHPRIGISPRHHSQPNPPAPRRRRRTTATAALGSPPAMASRMALRPHGVTPPLAGRGARRSASVRVLAVASSASAKIESKKTFAPPKEVHVQVTHSMPPQKMEIFQSLDGWARDNLLLHLKPVEKCWQPQDFLPDPASDGFHDEVKELRERAKEIPDDYLVCLVGDMITEEALPTYQTMLNTLDGVRDETGASPTAWAVWTRAWTAEENRHGDLLNKYLYLTGRVDMRQIEKTIQYLIGSGMDPRTENNPYLGFIYTSFQERATFISHGNTARHAKDFGDLKLAQICGIIASDEKRHETAYTKIVEKLFEIDPDGTVLALADMMRKKIAMPAHLMFDGQDEKLFDHFSMVAQRLGVYTARDYADILEFLVGRWKVPELTGLSGEGHKAQDYLCTLAGRIRKLDERAQSRAKQAGKMPFSWVYGREVQM, via the exons ATGAGCGGCCGGGTGGCGGCCCAGCAGCACGCACCCGTGGCTCCTGTCGACCGCGGTCCAGCCCTCGCTCCCACACTGACACCGCCGCGCCGCGGGGCGAGAAAACCTGAGGCTGGGATCGCGCGAGGCGAGGCCAGCCCACACCCCCGCATCGGCATCTCTCCTCGTCACCACTCGCAACCCAATCCACCCGCTCCTCGGCGCCGGCGGCGTACCACGGCCACGGCGGCGCTCGGCTCCCCCCCGGCCATGGCCTCCAGGATGGCGCTCCGCCCCCACGGCGTCACGCCCCCCCTCGCCGGCCGCGGCGCCCGCAGGAGCGCCAGCGTCAGGGTCCTCGccgtcgcctcctccgcctccgctaA GATTGAGAGCAAGAAGACGTTTGCTCCTCCAAAGGAGGTTCATGTCCAGGTTACACATTCGATGCCACCTCAGAAGATGGAAATATTTCAGTCTCTTGATGGTTGGGCTAGAGATAATCTGTTGCTGCATCTTAAGCCAGTTGAGAAGTGTTGGCAGCCACAGGATTTCCTCCCTGATCCAGCATCTGATGGATTTCACGATGAAGTTAAGGAACTCAGAGAACGTGCCAAGGAAATTCCTGATGATTATCTTGTTTGTTTGGTTGGAGACATGATTACAGAGGAAGCCCTTCCTACATACCAGACTATGCTTAACACCCTCGATGGTGTCCGAGATGAAACAGGTGCAAGCCCCACTGCTTGGGCCGTTTGGACGAGGGCATGGACTGCTGAGGAGAATAGGCATGGTGACCTCCTAAACAAGTATCTATACCTCACTGGGAGAGTGGACATGAGGCAAATTGAGAAGACAATTCAGTATCTTATTGGCTCTGGAATG GACCCTAGGACAGAGAACAACCCATATCTTGGCTTCATCTACACCTCCTTCCAAGAGCGCGCGACCTTCATCTCACATGGAAACACCGCTCGCCATGCCAAGGACTTCGGTGACCTGAAGCTCGCGCAGATCTGCGGCATCATCGCCTCAGATGAGAAGCGGCATGAGACTGCATACACCAAGATCGTCGAGAAGCTGTTTGAGATTGATCCCGATGGCACCGTGCTTGCTCTGGCCGACATGATGAGGAAGAAGATCGCGATGCCTGCCCACCTGATGTTCGATGGGCAGGACGAGAAGCTGTTCGACCATTTCTCCATGGTGGCGCAGAGGCTCGGCGTGTACACCGCCAGGGACTACGCCGACATCCTCGAGTTCCTCGTTGGCAGGTGGAAGGTCCCGGAACTGACCGGCCTCTCTGGTGAGGGACACAAGGCCCAGGACTACCTCTGCACCCTCGCTGGCAGGATCCGGAAGCTGGACGAGAGGGCCCAGTCGAGGGCCAAGCAAGCCGGTAAGATGCCCTTCAGCTGGGTGTATGGCAGGGAGGTGCAGATGTGA